The following coding sequences are from one Gemmatimonadota bacterium window:
- a CDS encoding diguanylate cyclase gives MTRAHLLIVADDESLNRSLTSIRDTEGYRITSRFSAEGLTEFLDDNVVDLMILDVGLPGVDGLSALESLKRDPRHRDVPILVLSGSPPGEVSVEALGLGAADFVTKPFRLDDFLARIRAHLGSGHELSEARAEARSEAEVTALLKEVTAAASPAEIFQILVRRMSQGLRIARCSIVLDDENGETATVVAAVESPSLRHLTVELRRYPELLGPMVTQESLLIPDVRDDPIFAPVRELWRVEGRLVPTTSVAVVPFKVKSKRAAAFYLRSAGDDARLEPADLAFASRVIQAANGVLDRGYDFEEALRRQDGMRQLAETDPLTSLLNRRALRDRMDRELARAERNTSVMSCLMLDIDHFKRLNDTYGHELGDRVLVQLADTLRREQRAMDVLARLGGEGFVVLLPETGIRGARIYAERILRKISAATLGNAEFPVQITVSIGVATYPDERVSDSDSLLRLADTNLLRAKADGSNRYRD, from the coding sequence ACGACGAGTCGCTGAATCGTTCGCTGACCTCGATTCGCGACACCGAAGGGTATCGGATTACCAGCCGCTTTTCGGCCGAAGGCCTCACGGAGTTCCTCGACGACAACGTGGTTGACCTGATGATCCTCGACGTCGGGCTTCCCGGCGTCGACGGGCTGTCGGCGCTCGAGTCCCTGAAACGCGATCCCCGCCACCGCGACGTTCCCATCCTCGTTCTGTCCGGCTCGCCACCCGGCGAGGTCTCGGTCGAAGCGTTAGGTCTCGGTGCCGCCGACTTCGTGACGAAGCCGTTCCGTCTCGACGATTTCCTGGCCCGGATCCGGGCCCACCTCGGGAGCGGGCACGAACTCAGCGAAGCCCGGGCCGAAGCGCGGTCGGAGGCCGAAGTAACGGCGCTCCTCAAGGAAGTCACCGCGGCGGCGTCACCGGCCGAAATCTTTCAGATCCTGGTTCGGCGGATGTCGCAGGGGCTCCGGATCGCCCGGTGCTCCATCGTGCTGGATGACGAGAACGGCGAAACGGCCACGGTCGTCGCCGCGGTCGAGAGCCCGAGTCTTCGCCATTTGACCGTCGAGCTTCGCCGGTATCCGGAGCTGCTTGGGCCGATGGTGACTCAGGAGTCGCTGTTGATTCCCGACGTCCGGGACGATCCGATTTTTGCCCCGGTGCGAGAGCTCTGGCGGGTGGAGGGCCGGCTGGTGCCGACCACGTCGGTGGCGGTCGTGCCGTTCAAGGTGAAGTCTAAACGGGCGGCCGCATTCTACCTGCGAAGCGCCGGCGACGACGCCCGCCTCGAACCGGCGGATCTGGCGTTCGCGAGCCGGGTCATCCAGGCCGCCAACGGGGTGCTCGACCGGGGCTACGACTTCGAAGAAGCGCTTCGCCGCCAGGACGGGATGCGCCAGTTGGCGGAAACGGATCCGCTGACTAGTCTGCTCAACCGCCGCGCCCTCCGGGACCGGATGGACCGCGAACTGGCCCGCGCCGAACGGAACACCTCCGTCATGTCGTGCCTGATGCTCGACATCGACCACTTCAAACGCCTCAACGATACCTACGGCCACGAACTGGGCGACCGGGTTCTGGTTCAGTTGGCGGACACTCTCCGCCGCGAGCAGCGGGCCATGGACGTCCTGGCCCGTCTGGGCGGCGAAGGGTTCGTGGTGCTGCTGCCCGAGACCGGGATCCGGGGCGCCCGAATCTACGCCGAGCGGATTCTCCGGAAAATCAGCGCCGCCACCCTCGGGAATGCCGAGTTTCCGGTGCAGATTACGGTGAGCATCGGGGTGGCGACCTACCCTGACGAACGAGTGTCCGATTCTGACTCCCTACTCCGTCTGGCCGACACCAACCTCCTCCGAGCAAAGGCGGACGGCAGCAACCGGTATCGCGATTGA